The genomic segment TTACAAGACAAAGAGTCCCTGAAGAGActaaacataaacaaaacatttgAGAAAGCCTTTGTAATATCAATGATGCTACCTTTAATTTTTTCTCACTCCTTGATGATAGTGTGAGGAAATTAGAAAGCAAAGAGAATATAAATATCCATGGTTAAGAGTTTTATAACTTCATGTCAAGTGAATTGCTCAGGAATGAAGATGTGGAAAAAAACATGGATGGACTTGTTCACTGCAGATTGTGTCACACAAGAGTCAATATCTCTTGCATGGCTACCATATGGATAAACCATGCTAATTAAGTCAATGCTTACAGAAGTCATTTAGAAGTACATATTGATGTCTTCTGCTCAATTCAGAAATGAGTATCTTCGAAGTGTCAAAGTCCAGAAAGAAGAAGCTCAAGGAAGCAAATAACAATATCAAAGCGTGGTACCAGTTACAAGTCCTCCATGAATGAACTGTATGAAGACAGAAGGAGTAACAAAATGGCTTCACACAGATACCTACAGAGTCAAGTGGAATCCAATCCCAATTTATTTGATTCCAGAGAATTCACAGAGGCAGAGTTGAAAATAATCTGTATGGCGTAAGATATTCTATTTTCCAGGCCAACACAAAGTTTGTGACAGGAATGAAATTAAGTAGCATAATTTTATCAGTTGACAGAGtgccaaaacaaacaatattgtCTAGGGGTATAACCCAAGGTAGGATATACTGGTTAGGTTGTATTGTTGAGCTGGGATGTTACTTTACAAAACTACAATTATGGACAATTCTTAAACATTCTGCATGAATTCATGACTGACAAATTAATCAACATCAGTTCAACAGTTACCATGTTCTCTTTGCTGTAACATTTCGCTATTTCTTGAGTAGTTGAGTTATGTACCAACTGCAATTTTTGGTTCAAATCCCTGAAGTAGGACAAAAAAACTCAATATTTGGCTTATCAACACAGCATACATGTTTACAGATCACAGttattatttgaaattgaattcaaatcgagattagaattcatttgtcaactacATCAATGGCCATTACACATACGGTATACCggtacaggctgtgttgataaTCAGAATATTGGGCACTTTACATGGTTTAGCAAGGGCCAGAACTCTAGTTGATGCACAGGACCTCAATACTAAATGAATAGctgaaagttacagctaatggccCTTTAACAAGAAGAAATCTTGTATTAAATGGGTTAATAACCCAAGCCAATAATTTTAATCCTTGTTCATAACTTGGATTTAAATGGATGCGTTCCTTGAGCTAACAATTGGCAACAAAAAGACAGGGATACCAATGCTGATACAACAAAATCAGCTTCCTTTCAGTATACATATCTTTCTAAGTAAACAGCAAGGACCATTTAAGGAAAGAATACACAGCAGGTATTgtacaaaatatacatatacaagcAGTGCATTTATACACATGTAAACTAGGAAGTGCTGATTAAATCTCTTCACTGTTTTCCTAGGAAGATAGGAAAATTGAAAGGGAAATTGATAGGAATGTCACATTTGTATGATCAAGTTCTTTCTATTGCAAACAGTCGTAGTTGCTCTTTGAAGTTAAAACTAAAAGTGAATGAAGATGTTCGAGGGACTCATAGATTGGGTTTGTCTCTGCACCTGTGTTACTTTTTTGAATAACTTCTAGCATGTCTTACCTTATTCTTGTGTTATTAGCATACAATACAGTATCATGCATCACTGTTCTGTCTTATTCACACTATTAGGTCATACAAGACGTGTATGTGAGTCAGACACCCATTCACAGACCCATAAAATGGATCCTCTACCAGATGGAGATGTTCTAATACACTCTGGAAATTTCACTCAACAGGGGTTGCCTCaagaagttgtgaaatttaaCGATTGGCTAGGTTAGTTACTGACATTCCCTGTAtataccgggggggggggggggggggggggggggggtatatcAACTGCTAAGTCAACTACACCAAAAACCAGCTCAGTGTGACTCCTTAACACATTAACCAAAACTAACTTTGCCTCAGTCCCCTCCTTCCCCAATGCAGCTCAGTTCTAACCTAACTTGGTCTGATATATTTTTCAGACTATCCCAgagaatgcattaaaataaactcATATAGGTGTTGGcttgtttttctctttctattCCATGCAAATCCAAATCAGTTGTCATGGCACTTTATTAAGGGGGATGTTCAGAGATTTtggcaaacaaaataaaaaactctCCACCTCATCTGAAGACTTCtgccatttattacaattatctTCACAGGTACACTACCATACAAACACAAGATTGTCATTGCTGGTAATCATGAGTTGTCCTTTGACCCCGTTACAATCAAATCATGGCAGTGCATGCAGAGATTTGATGAAAGTGAACTGAAAGATATGTATTTGAAACTTACCAACTGTACTTACTTGGAAGATTCAGAAACCAATGTTCTGGGATTCAGAATCTATGGTTCACCATGGTAAGTcttgaataaaatgtcaaacCAAATGCTCACTATTGTATTGGCATTCAAAGAATGTGTAGTGATATCAAAGTGATCCAGAGTCTAGAGAGATTATGGCAAAGTAATACTTACTGTACCATGTACATAATAAAgggaaaaatattatttggtATAGTAGTGTGTTATGTTTCCCTTGAGACAAAAGACCAAATGCTCACTATTGTACAGTCAAAACCTGTGTACAGTGGTCACACAAGGGACTAAGAAAAAGGGACCACTGTAtggaggtggccattttaacaACTCTATTGTTAAAGTGGGAATTTGGCAAAGTACTTTTGAAGAGGTCATGGATGACTTCAAGTATGAAGATTCAGTTGAATTTCTGAAATGCAAACAATGTGTACGGTACTATGCAAGACACACCCACATGTACTCTTACCTGGTAAGTTTTTGTCCAGTTTagcaaaatcatgttgaaacaaATCTAACACATCTGATTGTCAAGCAAGGATATACAATTATCATCTTCAGCTGTAAAGAGATCTGTGTTTATACTCTATGTGTTTTGTCACAAAGAAAACATAACACACTCCAAGTGAAATACCTTATGATTTTTTCCCCATTGATGTCTACATGCTCTGTATGTATGACTTTGCTAGTGTCACTATTTTGATTAAACTCTATAATCATGTGCCAAGCGCTCCAACCACCACCTGCAACGATAAATATGTTTGCAAATGTTATAAAGGTTTGCCCAAACTTCTATCACCAGCAGTAAATATCATTTATGTGTTACTTTTGTTCAGTAACAAAGACAATTATATCAATATTGATTCTCAGTAATGCATATTCCAACAGGAAGTTTGATGCTTAGATAAATTGTTTGccattttcttacattttttcCACCAAGGCAACCAGAATTTTTTGACTGGAGTTTAACCTTCCAAGGGGTCAACCAATGCTGGACGTATGGAACAAAATTCCTGATGGCGTTGATATTTTAATTACCCATGTaccaggtatgtaagggtagctcaaacccctaactgggaccgccaactgggactcccagttggcttaaaatgcactctgggaccggtcccagaagcgaactgggactggtcccagttggcctctgggaccggtcccagttggcttccaggaccagtcccagttggcttcaaaATTAACTCTAGGACCACGGCCGCGGTCCTAGTTGGCCTCCAGGATCAGTTCCAGTACACTTCAGGGACACATCCAATTTGTGAACTGGGACCACTATGAAAAAAACCCAGTTACTGGTACTTAATACTAACAATctgttaatgttttcattttttactcTGCCATAATCGTAGGTATACGCGACATTTAATAGATCCCAACTAttaaaggccaaagtaatttaattctttgttttgtctgtgtGCACATACTAGGGTTTTTTCTACTGCCAATGGTTTGAATAGGATTTTACTTAGCTTTCCtgattacaaaatttcacatcttGTAGTATAACTTATGATGATCACGATGAAAGGaagtttctgatgatttttgtatAGACACTTATGTTGTTACatggaaataatcaagaaaatataaggtgtgttttgattttcttgtatgtGTTTTAGTACTGCCTTCCCGCTCATGTTTCGAAACATTTGAGTGGGCGCGctaaacaaagaatttgattacTTTGGTCTTACTGCGATGTACTCATTCTTAGCACTAGTAAGTCCTGTGCTATGGTGTGTGTTGAAATCTTACTGCACGGATCACgttgatagagagactgtgtactGAATCAGATGAAAAAAGGAGATGAAAATAACTATGCAAGACTAGCAATTAACTCATCAAGGCTttcattacattaaaaacagcaaacaaaatatttaacgAAAACCCGCTGTGTTTTAATAGAATTGCAATTCACTTGCAGTATATGACTGATATCTTAATTAATTTGGACCTATACCGGTAGTTATATTTATGAACAGATAGACACAAATAGGAGAGGGGCAACCAttagtgcatgcatgtactgttacagcagaatcatttcattgtgatgcgaggaaaaaatagacatcaatgAGGTGATAATAGTCCCATTACATTTTAAGACAAAGGGTTTTGAATATACAAGTCAACAACATGCActgcttcaaaacttcattgacaGCTATAGCTAGTAGCATATGTAGTATATGCTGTCTCagtgttttctatttcagtctgtatgtctgtcataGCTCTATGGAGCTACGAGTCCCAGAATTGAAATGAGACCTGACTGTCCTTGAATGAAACTGGGAGATGTTAGCTTTCCCACACAAAAAAcacataattttcacaacagtacagagaatatgaataaaacaagtgcatacaattgctacaaaaggcatATAGTGGGATGGGAAACTTCTTTCCCGTTAATGTTATCGTTTCGTCATTACAGCATGGAGGTAccttacctccatggtacagttCATTTGATACAAGTGTGTTTCCCCACAATCATAATGGTCCCAGTTACTTCGAGCTAGTACGCTTCTGGGACCAGTCCTGGAGGCCAACttggaccggtcccagttcgcttctgggaccggtcccaaaagtgaactgggaccggtcccagagtgcattttaagccaactgggagtcccagttggcggtcccagttggggggtttgagctacccttacatacctccaTGGACCTCCCTTAGGTGagtaatgtgtgtgtgtgtattcaaTCTTGTAcacatgcaaatatttcaaaagtggTCTGCTGCATGTTCTTCATGCAATGCTTCAAAGTGTATATTTTCATGAAGTTTGGTGTTTGTCAAAATCTCTGTTTGTTTTATGAACCTTGCTGACATTAGTATTAAACAATAAGAGTAATGGTTACTTTACTGTCGGTCATTTGGCAGCCATGCATCAAGCCAAGCTAGGTCAGACATTAGGATGCACCTATAGTTTCAGCACCAATCgcagtaacttttgatatatCTAATTATTGCCATTACATATGTTTGGGTAAACAAGTTTATAGTTTATTATGTCCCCAGGAGATGTAAAATTTGTACCAATGTACAACAAAAGGACAGGTAGTCATGTAGCGATAACTGACTCACAGATAAAGTTTTATATGAATTAAATAAGAACTACATGTAATGTTTATATGGTTCTTGTATATATTCTCATTAATACATAACATGTATATTACCGGTATATACATTCTTAGAAGTTAGTAGATTATTGATATTCTGTACTTAAGGTCATGGAGATAAAACCATGTCAGAGCAGAGAGCTGGCTGTATGGAATTACTGAATACAATTCAGAAACGAGTGAAACCAAAATATCATATCTTTGGACACATACATGAAGGTATTAATGTACtcatttcaaaagtttttgactGCCGGAATAACAActtgataattttcatttctCATTTTAATTAGATGTCTGCAAAAGTTTGTCTCTCATAAGTTTCtgacatgttaaaattttccAGACACAAGAAAGTTTGACTGACATATATTCAAGTTATTGAAATTTTTCTCCACTCCTTTCAAACCAATTCTCATAAATTTGCCATATAGTGTCTATCGTATATTTACCTATTTTCCATATATTTTGTCGGACAGGTTACAGAGTGACATCCGATGGCATAACTCATATCAACAACTCAACATCCACCCTCAGATACAGACCCATCAACAAACCGGTCATATTTGATTTTAAGCCATCCTGAACTCATTACAGCTTTGAAACCAAGTTTGTCTGCTCCACAATATTGCAATAATAGGAAGTGTATCCCACAAAGACAAGTATACAAACCAAAAATACCATACTGTACATAATCGGTACTGCTACAACCATACACTGGTATTGCAATCAAATCCACCACTGCTAAATAATTTTGTGTGTGAAGACCTGTggtgtttttgtaaatatggTATATTATAAAATGGAATTATGAGATTGTGTGTTTATATAATGTAGTGACTAGGAGAAATATTTACGTACTGTCAGGGTAGGTCTATTGTAGTATGTACCTTGAAGATGAAAGACCttaacttttgttcaaattttcttaTCGAAAATTTCAATCATTCATTCTCTTACCAGACCTACAATAAAAATtagggatcaccatgcaaagtttggtactagagaaacacattacccagcaaattcgaaattgaaaataactACCATACCAGTAATAACTCTAACTCAgtggggaaaatgaaattttcggttTTCAAAAGACTCAGACGGTATAAAATTTTCCTTCTCCAAGAACTTTCAAACGGGCcctaacaagtggtagatcaggaaaaaatttgaaaatttgagtcataatatctgtctccgaggcgcattctactttaaCTAAGGGTGAAGACAATATACAAAACTTCCCTAGAACATGCAGATCATCATCTTATTCCCGGATGTGTTAGAGATATAAGcctcatacatgtatttgtagctTTGATAGAGCACTGATATCAGATAACATGTTGTGAAAGCTTGATCTAGTCAACCACAGGAAGTAAATGTACAAATAGCTCCACATAGGGTAAAAATAACAGACCAAGCCTATGGAAGAGATTAGTTCAAGTATAAAGAGGTCTACTCACTATTCTCAGACACGACTTCTTGACTGTTGCAAGAGCTTGATTGGTCGatattttctacagaaaacggGATAATCTTAATGTTCGTAGGCCAGGTCAAAACTGAACGTAGAGTAATGTCCTGTGGGTAAAATTATTCTGAACATGTAAATAGAAAGCTGGATCGAAGGCTGCGGTGTCTTATATATTAAGTCTTTAATCCAGATTATGATACATATCAAAAGTATAACCATCATGTTGTGCTTGTCAGTTATCTtatcaaacaaacatttacactaAAAAAGTACAACCTTGGAAATTGGTTTTTTACCCTTATTTGTATCAATAAAAAAGGATTGTAAGTGTTTATAATTACCATCATACctcgtacatgtatgtgtttgtatCAGGGCTATTGCTCCAATAAAAGGTATCAGGGAAATTCATTTTGCATGTTTGTTTCCATGTTATCTTGATGCAGTAGGTAAACATAAAACTATTATCCGAGGAAAACACTTAAAAATCGGTCGTTTGAGGGTTCAATCTAAGGAGGAActtaaagagcgccctcaaacgaCATATTTTAGTCTTTTCAAACGACGGATTTATAAGTCTGTCTCTGGAAGGACAGTTGAAGTATATACATCCCAGTCAGTATAATGACTTGAAttagttttagaaatataatgaattgaatttctttaaattttactATTAAAcctggaattttttttgtcctaCAGCAGCAGaatatttgtgttattttgtcTCCATACTTCAAAGACACAGATACCCAATCCAAAGAGGGAGGGAGTAGAGAATATTTCGGGAAGATCAGTCTTGTCAACTGAAATACCACTTTCTCTCTTAGACTTAAAACACCTTAACTGTTTTGTGTTTATTACTGTTATTGGTATATTATTTAATATACACCTGTAAGATGTACAATCAAGATTATTGAAGGGATAGATCCAATCTTCTTCAATGATTCCATGACAGTCACTGATTTCAAATTGTCTACTGCATTCAAATTCCTTCCCCTTTATAGAAAAAAGAACAAGCTTATAGGAGTACAATTGGTGGATTCACTTATCAGACTCCATATACGTTCATGTGCTGCACAACATCTTAGTAAGCCACAGTCACCAGTTTTGTAAAATTCCGCTCTTCGCCTATGTGCCCGATCGACATGTGTCCATGTACATAAGCCTCTTCTCATACGCCGTATGCACACACGTCTAAGGGGCGCTCTTTAATGATTTCAATCGACTGTATGTGTGGTCTATTTTTACTCCTTCATTTATATAGAACAACACAGAGAACTTTGCCTGAATCAACATCATTACCATGTCATGTGTGAggcatttatatcaaaagcgacGCATCATATGCTTGCTATTAACCTGATGCACTTACTTACATGGTACAAGTAGATGCACTTTATGAATTCcaattgaaaacaatgagaTTGTCCCTCAAAACCCCAAAGGGTGGGGGAGCAAATTACGtactttaaagaaaaaaaaacggaaGAAAGTACAAGATTCATTCCGTTTTTACTTTAATATGCCACTGGTATAATTACGCCCTTCAAATGATTGTTAAAGTATTTCCTTTTGTATGAATGCAGTTTGTGTTCGTCCAGTGTAACTTCTTCGAAATGATGTGAATTATACAGGTCTAAATGTCATCTGTTTCCCGTACGGTCTGTCAAATACACAATTCATCTGTTCACCGAATTCTCGCTTTGTCTTCAACAACGCCCTCTACTGTCTTAAATTTCGCAAAGGTGTATGGTGCAGCTACATCGGGCTGCAGGAAAAGGAGAGAACTGAGAATTTTACCAGTGATTTAACTCATTTTCACATCTGCTTCATTCTGTAAGGAACGATTCTGATTTCCTTTCGCTTGAACGATGCAATGATGTTGATAAAATAGGATTCATATCATGTGCTTGCTATATTTTGTAAATAGGCCCTATATAAGCACAAAGTGGTTCTGCCATGAAGCTTGGCTCTGTCCACAAGCGTCTGAAAGGACCACCTTCATTGCACACAAGAACCAATTGAAAATATATAAGGTGGTAGGCTGCATTCAAACGACCTCTTGAGGCAGAGCGGGAGAATTGACAGGGGAGATTTAAATTACCATGCGTATGTTGGGCCCTTAGAATAGAGAACTCAAAACAAATATTCCaacatttccccacactcactttcaaaactgtctctgattgatatgaaatattatgTTAGCTTGTCTTTTaaataaaatgtcacaaaataaattgtattgaaaacaaattctCTGCTGTGTATTTACCTTTAAGAATTCGTACAAAAACATACATTaaacaagtactttttgacATCCGTAGGCATTAACCCAGATCACGAGGAACTGCTCCAGTCGTTTTGTTCTATGCGAGAACAGAAAcactaattttgttttacatagtTAAGTACAAAGATTACAGTGAGCCGCATGTTCCAAGGCACAATATTTAGGATTTATGAAACACCCCGTCCACAACTTTTCCAGGATTCTATGGTAGAGACAGGAAACCAAATGTTTCAGTTTAAAGTTGTAACACTAAATGCCAGCTGTTGATAACTGTTCTAAAACAACTTTTTAGACCCCATTTCCATACATTGGCACTGAAACAGCGCGAGTCACACTGGGTCACTTTTAATAGGAGGCAAATGGAACAGTATACACACTCTGACTAGCCTTTCAGTAACAACTCAGATTTTTTGGCCAGAAGAGGCCACACATCGAAAATATCGGTCCATTCCGTAATTAGGCCAGTTTTACTATGAGGGGCGGGGCAGGGTTTCAAATTTTATGGCAAGTCAGAAGGTCCGGGGGaggcatttgaaaatatcagagaAATTGCTTTGGATTCCCGAAGGTTGTTTGTGAATACAGTCTTATCACAATTTCGACTTAGCAAGATGTCTtcacgttttgttttgttttctttgagtGTTCTGTtgcaatctttaaaaaaatcttttcccCTAGAGACATATGCAATTCATACAGAGCTAACAGTTAGAAACACCTCACCGTTTAGTCAACTTTCCTCAAAACAATATAAACACTATATATAGCTCAGTGACCCGAACAATGTAAATTGAAGTTCAATGTGACACtcatttttgcgaaaatcgatGAACATCCTTCTACAACGTTGCTGTTGGAGCACCATTCAACTATTACGTCAAAAGCAAGAATTAAAGGTACAGCTGTGGTGTCATCGTGCAATTTTCGGCAACATATCGACTCTTTATGGGAAACGCAGTTAAAGGtaaaatattaaaggtatacacaGGAAACTCGTTGAACGCAAGAAACGGTCTCTGATATATCGTTTCAAAACTTCTAGAGTGAGTGTTCGACAAAAGAGTACTTACAAGCCAAAGAGCCGGAATGATACACAAAACACGAAAGATTGTatgctttcattttatttatacaCATTGCTCGAAAATGATGGATTTGAAGTGGTTGTAACACTTCAGTACAAGGCGCCAAAACCTTCAAACCTTCAAAGTTAGGACTAGAACGTGAGATCCGTGGCCAGTTGGTTGTTTAAATAcagttattttattaatttatggGACtgccatcttcgcttgccaagagTATTTTCTTCGGGCGAGACATGTTCGGTAGAGTATACTGTGGCGACTAACTCAAGCCACGAGGACGGTACGGTGTATAGTTTCGTAAAGGTACCTTTATTTGAAAGATTTTCTCAATAAAATCAGCGACCCATCAACATATAATCTCAatgacaaaatacatttttcagtaactgTCTCATATTGTTTCGTTTAAGCACTCCTATCACAATTGTCAATCAATGTATTCGTCATTGATTGGTTTGCAATAGGATTGTCCTCAAAAGTGAGTTTTCACAGTGGAGACACAATAAATGTCTCCCCCAAGAGGTGAACAAGTGTATAGGGAAATATTTGCCAGTTTCACAGCAGCCTGGACTGGAAGGAAATGATTCACTATCAAATAATTCCCTCAATCGAAGAATAATGCGTGTTTCTAAAATGCTTGCAATCCTCTCTATCCTGCAACCTCAAATTATTCTctctttgatttttatttataacTAAATAATGCTCGAATTTGTCGAAATTTTCGTTCTTTTTTACATGTCACCGCActaaaaattttaacactagACGAAGATATTAAAGTTTATGAGACACGTTGGGAAATGGACACGATATTGACACCATCTATTTCCTCCGAAATACATCTGTATTAAggaatttctatcgaacaggtACGATAAActataattttatttgtaaaatgacATTAAACGCCTATATGCAGACCTAGGCCTGTCGAATTCATAATCTTCTGAACCACATTTCTTATCGTTTGTGCATAAACAGACGGTGACAGCATCTGATCGGCTACGTAGCTCATAGTCTCTACCGTACACACCGTGTCCCTAGCGGTTTTGTAAATCGAGCACCTACGCCTAGCAACATTAAGGACAGTTATGTTTGACTTTTAACTGATGAGTTTTGGCTCAGACCGATTGGACAACGTGTCGACATTGAAGATATACACCGTAGCTCGACGTAATAGCTTGTGCCTGTCGCCGTTGAGAACTTCATCAGAACTTCCAGTTAATGTTTTACCATCAGGCATAGATGATTTTAGACTCCCGCAACGTGATTGGCGTATTGTCATCAGACGCTATGAGATGTTATATGATTCAGGGTGCCCAAAATTAGGTTATTGAGTCATACGAACTGTAACCTAGTTTGGCAACTGTTGATATTTCCATTGGCAGGCCGCCTAATCTGGAATTATGCAGTCAACTAGATGTCATAGATATTAACCAATGGCTTCCCCGATGAAGGAATCAAGGGCGGAGAATCTGTGACCAATCAAAGAATTGCGAAAAAAAAATCCATGAGAAACGCCCCTCGTTGGCCAGCTTGCTGAGCTAGATTATACAACGGTTACGCTAGCCTGAGAGTAAACCGTGATATACGGACCTTGATATCAGGGAACGAGACGCCCGACGAGATAACGCTTGTACCAAGCAAATGCCTGTTGAGAATCAACAGCTATAAGTGTATGTGTTGTAGAAGATAGGTGACggaatgtaaaataaataaattcgaAATTTGCAGTTATCTAGAGATTGTACCGAGACTTAAAACTTTATGCACTTACAAACAGGTAAAAAGTTTTTTCTTTGCAGAAAATTGAATGCAGCATGGTGAACCTTGTTCTCGACAAAGCGGCCATTACCGTGTGACTGCATGTATATACAAATGTCAGATTGCGCTCGACTATAATTTACGGCTAAGGCAAAACCCAGCTTGTTCGTTATGCACTAGCATAGTTTTTTAAGTATTCAGAGATCATACTTGATGGCAGATTTACCGATACAACGTGGGATGGACATAGAGggatgaatattttttaaaaagcacTTGCTCACTGtggcaatatatttttttttcaaaggccAAACTCTGCATGCAATTTCCAGGTTGTTATCGTTGATTCTACAGCAACAcgtcaaaaacatgaaaattgtgttttctgCTCACGTCTGAATAGCTTTAGATATTTCATCGTGTCAGCTAGTAACATCTTCAATACAACAATGCCATTAATCATCGTGACAGCTTTCAATCAATATACAGGTATTTGcatacaaaaccaaatacaGTCGTGTAGGCCTGCCCCAAATCTGCGCATATGAGGACAACTAAATTTCTGAGCAGAGGAGCTTAAAATAAAAGCAGGATCGAAAACAAGATCAGACCACTTTTGCGCGTCCCTTGACGAGCACCTCATAATACAGTGCGTTGCACGTAGTTCTTGCCTCTTTTAGCTGATTTTGATAGCTAAAATTTAAGATGGCCAAAGTTAATCCGTTGCGTAGCTTGTTCTTTGATGTAGCTCAAGCTTTA from the Ptychodera flava strain L36383 chromosome 2, AS_Pfla_20210202, whole genome shotgun sequence genome contains:
- the LOC139115852 gene encoding metallophosphoesterase domain-containing protein 1-like — translated: MDPLPDGDVLIHSGNFTQQGLPQEVVKFNDWLGTLPYKHKIVIAGNHELSFDPVTIKSWQCMQRFDESELKDMYLKLTNCTYLEDSETNVLGFRIYGSPWQPEFFDWSLTFQGVNQCWTYGTKFLMALIF